CAGTTTTTCTCATTGAGATGGTTAATGAGGTTGGTTCAAGGTATTCGCAGCTAGCTAGCCTTACAATCGCAGAtcagtttgtgtacatattcacCTCAGATTACAGGTTTGCTGTTAATCTGTACCATTTGTCAAATGGTTGTGTTATTAAAAGATACTTGAAAcacttgttttttatttcttaatatggagtaTACGAGGTGGCCtctttacatataaatgtacagaaaagCTTCATAGCTTTCTTCTTGGTCTGTGAACATGTCTTTAACCTACAATTTTTGTAAGACCCCAGCTGTCTTTGAGGAAATTGAGTAGCCTGCTGTGTGACGTCAACAGTGCTAGCCATCAGAACAACTTTGTTTTGGTGAGAGCCAGAATTCAGGATGCTAAGCTGGCCCTGCTTTCCCCAGCATCTTCAccaatgatgtcatttttaaatttttccaaaaatttacagaaaatatgtataatggagaggggttattaagaaatattaaatatgcctcaaagatgaaaaaaaaattttctgattattttggcatatctttcttccttgcctttaaaaccatactctgcATTTTATAGTATGTTTCCATGTATTATTTCAGGTGGATATTACAGCACGCTGTATGGCCCTAACCTGAGGATGATCTGTCTCAACACCAATCTGTACTACCAATTTAACCTGTTGACCAAGGATGTACCAGATCCAGGCTTTCAGCTGGCATGGTTAGATAATCAGCTTGCCTTAGCTAAGGGCAAACAGGAGAAGGTATGTTTATGAGTTAAAGTGTACTGAACAGTAGAAGAAAGGGAACTccgaaaaaaattaaacatcacAACAGTAAGCATTCAGATTTTTCCAAAAGATAATGGTGAAATGAGGTGATGATTCCAGATGAAGTAACGTCATGTGGTTTATTGTCCGTACCCACAAAAAAATGCCAAAACCCATGATCCTGCAAGGAGGAAGGCCCTTCCTTGTTACAGTTAACTGGGTGTAGCCTGTCTCACTTTAGACGTCATGTCACCACCACCACTTGACTTGCTCAATGGCATGCACCAGTGTGCAAGCCTAACGATGACCTACATGGTGCTGAAAAGACTAAAATTTGACAATAGGTATGATAGGTGTGATTTGACGGACTCTGATCAATTTGAAACTTGTAATGCAATTTCGACAGCCACTTTCAGCTCTTAGTTGACAGTTCCTTCTTTGAGGAAATATGGTTTGACTTCATCTTACATAGTGGGAACAAAAGTATGTCTAGCATTTATATTGCCTTATCTGTGACCTTGCGACATGGCAAAGTTCATTCAGCTTAAAGGTTGTTCTTGTCACAGTCAATCCTCACCTGGAGCCACTTGCATAAAGGAATCATAAGCCTGAGTTGATGATAAATCTCTAAAATCTTGATCATAACATTAGCTTACAATCAACAACCTCATGCACAAAGAGAGTATAAGCTGAGATAGTTGTgacttgtaaatatttacaatttccCCAAATATAACATCAAGGACACTTGCCTTAAGAAGATCTTTAGTTAGCACCTTTCAATTCGGTTTGCAAACAAGTGCAAtgtaattgtctcaaaaagatgttgTAAGCATTTTTTTCACGTGTTGTTAGCTGCTAAGTGATTCATAGAACTCTTTGgaaaagaaaagttattgactggtGTGTTGTTCATTTACACATTGtaactttaaaactttacaatcacgttacaattcctttgtgcatGCTGCAACTTTAAGCGTCAGAAATAAATGTCATCAGGCAGCAACAAGTTTATGTTAAAATGCCATGAGACATTATGTATGTAttcgctggctcagatggttaaaacGCCTGCTCACGGTGACTGTCCAGGTCCTTGACCAATGGTGTCATGTGTTCGAATTAGGCTGTCACTCTTTCGGCTTCAGTTTTATGTGGAGGGATTTGTGGGGTTCCCGGTCCAAGGGCAGTGCTTTACTCCAgtggcactttggtttcctccagtggcactctggtttcctccagtggcactctggtttcccccaACCGTAAATCTGACTCTTGTTATACgtatgaaaaattcttgagcatggcgtcaaacataaatcaatcagtcagtcactcatTTTGAGTAAATTTTTCAGCTCTCTATAACAGGTAAGGTAACATGATCAGTTAAGGTTATTTGATGTGAATTGATTTTCTTCAGTTATGATAACATGATCAAGTAAGGTGACATGATCAAGTAGGTAACATGATCAAGTAAGGCAACGTGATCAAGTAGGTAACATGATCAAGTAAGGTAACGTGATCAAATAAGGTTGTTTGATGTGAATTGGTTTTCTTCAGTTATGATAACATGATCAAGTAAGGTAACTTGATCAAGTAAGGTAACATGATCAAATAAAGTAAGATGATCAAGCAAGGTTATTTGATGTAAATTGATTTTCTTCCAGGTGTACATCATCGCCCATATTGCACCAGGCGCATTTGAATTGACCTCTGGGAAGTATTTCTTCTATCCGAACTTCAACAAACGTTATCTGAATATCATTGAGCGGTACAGCGACATCATCCAGGGCCAGTTCTATGGACACGAGCACACAGACAGCTTCCGTGTTCTTTTCGGGGATCAAGGTTGGGTTTCTATCATGTATATGGataaacacatttgtgtaaAGTTACTGTCCAAAATTCCTTTGTTGTAACAGTCACGACAGTGTAACAAATTGATTCCATGTTTTGTGTCagtgtttgatgttttacgtcttCATCGtgaaatgatgatgatgaaaattgttaagttgtTCATTTCCAAAATATTTGGACAGGAAATGAGGAATCAGGTGTAATTTCCTTTTATTCTTCTCTTTGTGAATGCTCCAGAGGGTCCCCTGTCATGTATGTACTTCGTAGGGACTGAATCCTCTCTTCAATCTGTGTCTTTGTTCAAAGTACATGGAACATGGAGATGCTATAAGAAATGTGTGTCCCACTTCATTGGATAATGAAGGTTTAATGGGGTGAGGGGATTTTGTTCCTTTTGAGACTCTTAGGTATGCATCAGTGTCTCTGCATACTCTTTCATTGTTCTAAGAATAGTGAGAAGTGTATGCTTCATTTTGTCTAAATTGCCTTGGCTCAAACTATTACCTTTAGTTCGCCTTTTACTAGTGAAGTAGTGTGTTCAGATCTGGCTCTCACTGGTTCAGCTGCTTTTGTGTGAGGAAGTTTgtcaagtatatgtatacatagagatactttgttggtcttgATTTGCTCAGTTTCTTCATTCTTTTTAGCCTGTTCACCATCCTAGAAAAGTAATTTCTGTTTACTTTTTTACTTTGGCAGAGAAGCCAATCAGTCAGATGTTCCTGTCCCCCGCAGTTACACCctggaagaaaacaaacaacccTTCAATCAGACGGTACCACTATGACAGGGACACTGGCCATGTCCTCGATGTTTTCCAGTATTTCCTGAACTTGTCTGAAGCCAATGCTGACAACATGGCTCACTGGAAGCTTGAGTAtcaaatgacaaaagagtttggCATACCTGATGTGAGCCCCATGTCCTTAGCTGAGTTAGCCAGTAGCTTCTGGCAGCATGGTGAGAACTTCCTAAAGTATCTGTGGTATAATCGTGTTAGCGTTGATCCCTCTCCAGCCTGCAACAAGACTTGTCAAATTGCCCAGCTATGCGCCATATCTAAGCTACACTTAGAAGACTACAATCAGTGTATTGGTAACGTAGGACCCTCGCCTACCCACCCGACAACTAGTGTCACTGTAACCTCTACTACAGATCATCGTCACCATGGAAAGCGTCCCGCACCCCGTTACATGTTCTACGTCATTGGAGGCCTAACCGGCCTAGTGctattgttgtttgttgttgttgctatcTTGTGCATAGGCAGAAGGAATCACATGTCACCCATGCGATACTCGAGACTTCCGAGCTTCACACCATCGATCAACTAACGTTCTTGATACGTATGGTCCAAATGTGTAAACAAGGTCAAGCTTGGAAATAGGGGCCTTACCATGTTTTAATACACCCCTTTGGAGAAAGTGGTAGGACCCATATATTGTCCAAGTATAGGTAAATAAACTTGGTTGAGTATTATATAACATGTTTTGCCAAAGGGGTGTTTTCACAAATGTCTGTCAGGCACCTGTTTCTATCCTTGATcctttttcttgtgtttttcacaaaattaattgACAAAGGTTTTCGAAAGATTTTATCtatgtacatttaaaacacAGCTTTAATCATGTTATGTATACAGGCAAGTGATTCTATGGTTATATGATGTACAGTTCAAAATATCATAGTTAATGTCACCCTTTGTACCCTTTTATTCCTTTAAGGCAGGGATACACTAGTCCAATTTTTTCGCTTGTATAGGtgtatttcataaatttatacACCTTTTTCAGGTGAAAAAATACACCCGCAATTCCACCCTGTTCGTATAGTGTGTCCACTCCAATAAATTTTGCCACCAAGATGACCGAGCTGACCAATCAAAGAGCACTGAATTATGTTTATGTCACATGATTTAGTGCTGTTTTAGAATAGCTGGTCAGCAGCAAACTGTGGGTTTAATCTGGCAGTTAAACTTAACATGAGATAACATGAAATTTTACCCATAAATGCGGGTGGTTTTAATCACTtacgtttttatttcattgtagttAAGGCAGATAAATTACaaactaatttacatgtagttcactcACTTTTCAATTTGATTAAATCCTAGAATTCAGAAAATAAactaattaatacatgtattgccttCAAAGGCAtgcggggcctctgtggttcagttggttagcacgctagtgcagcgtaatgacccatgagtctctcaccaatgcggtcgtgggtttcccccgggctgtggccggtttccacccaccattatgatggccgccgtcgtgtaagtgaaacattcttgagtacggcataaaacaccaatcaaataaataaataaatcaaagacatGCTGTATAAATACTCAGTAAAAAGTGTAGGGGAGGCTCCAGGTtgcatacaaacatatatttgtacactgCAGCTGTAGTTCTGCAAATGCTGCAATATCATTTTGTTATGAAATGAAAGTACTTTTAGTGTCTTTTGTCAACTCCAGTGTTCATCCAAATCACCATTGTTGTCAGCTACAAAATATCTCATCACACGTGCACAAGCAACTTGAGATATGCAGACAAAACAATAACACGTGAAATGCAAATAAAACCAAACGTTATGCATTTTTGTCCATGCTAATAAGGCAAATGTGCCTGCATTGAAAGGTAGCCTGCATGTACGAGGTGACTGCAGACAAGCCAGCGGACTTGCTGACATCTGTGTAGCACCTGGATTGGTACTAAACCTCATTGAATATTGACATACAATGTACGCTAGTGTAGTCGGCCATGGAGTTGTAAACTCAGCTCTTtctacaatgtatataaacCACATGGTGAAACTGATGGTGTCTAGAGTGCTGGGTTGGTCTCtagaacatgtattttatttgtacaaaatttaatatgTACTAAAGAGTAGTTATGACATTGTAATAGTTGTGTACTCAGTCCTGAACATGTTACATAATTAATTTTATGAATGGAAATCCACCCTTTTTTATGGTTTATTTTGTAGTTTATAATAAATTTTGTGAATAACTGATAAGTACACCTCTGCACATTTcttaaagcatacatgtatgttgagcaGAACAAAAATTCTGTTGTGGTTTAACTTCAAaaccaaattacatgtactggaaTTTGAAAATTGTATCTATCAGAAGTTAACCTTTTTGTATCCAAAAGGTGACCTTGGTGCATTTTAGAAAGCACTTGTTTTGCAATAACTGGACATTTTGATGCCAGTTTATGTATGGTATATACATGGGAATACACTAGATGAAGTGCTGTCTTCAGTGTATGGATGAAATATGAATGTATGTGGATGACGTATGAATTCGATACAAATGAACAGATGAGATATGGATGAGACATCGGTGTATGGATGAAATATGGATGAGACCTGGCTGTATGGATGAAATATGGGTGAGACCTGGCTGTATGGATGAAATATGGTTGAGACCTGGCTGTATGGATGAGACCTGGCTGTATGGATGTAATATGGATGAGACGTGGGTGTATGGATGAGACGTGGGTGTATGGATGAGACCTGGCTGTATGGATGTAATATGGATGAGACGTGGGTGTATGGATGAGACGTGGGTGTATGGATGAAATGTGGAtgtaatatcaaataaataatgaaatagatATATTAAGCTCCAGGTATATTAAAGAATGAAGCTGTATTAATATATCTCTGACCGtacaggtctgccagcaacctgctgtgcctggtttcctcccgccgtcgtataggtgaaatattcttgagtatgacgtaaaacaccagtcaaaaaaatatacaagtgTATTAATATATGGATGGGTGTAATGTGTACCTCTAATCCATCTCAGTGTCTTACATGTATCAACTCCTTGTTTTGTGCAACATCATTGTTTGAAATGTAACCATTGATTAAAGgtaaaattttgtcatttttaaatctacatgtagatatatcgTACTATGATCGTGTTAAACTGTGTTATCATTAATGTACAGGGTGCTGTGGATACATCGTTTTAGATATCTTTTGAGTTGTgaaactatgtgtacatgtaattgtgtggAAATTTATAATCGGGCAATGTAAATGGTATAAAATCTGTGTCAAACACGTTTGTATTACCAGCATCAAGACTGGAGCTATATATAGATGCTATATGTGCCTGGTTGAAATCATaagaaatttataaaataaagtcCACATTATTCTGTAATGTATTGTTGGAAATACCTGCTAACAGTCACACCCATGAGGGCCCGTGAATATAAACCACATATAAAGCATTCCTGGACTAAAGTTTTAGATTTGGAAGATGCCAAGAGCTACAGTACTTATTATGACATGCCTTTCACGTAAAGCGAGGGGTATTAATTTGTTGCTGGGCGTTTGTCCGTTCACCCATCATGCTTAGGTATCCGTCCAGCAACTCTTCAACACATCATCCGAAAAGCAGCTTCATCCAAGTATAAGTTATGTATATCTGTCTAGCCTGAGATTAAAATTCACTGAAAAGGCTTGTTCTTGTCAGCTGTTTTGAGAGATAAAGTTTCTCCCACATCATCTCCACTTCATTAACACATGTTCATGACAAGGCTGTGTATGGGCTAGGACGTATTTAGTTGTCCTGAAACAGCATATCCCAATGTTACTCTGCTTTAATATTGCccgataaaaaaatttatttttttaactcgttgaaagaatattttaatgacGGCCAGCTTTATAGTTGGAAGTGACCAAAGCACACCCTTGATCAGACTCCAACAAAAAAccagcagacaaaaaaaaaagtcgaaAAAAATAGCTACACTGTacgtatgtacacacatgtatgtcatacatACAAAGCCAACAACGAAACTGAAACAGCAgtgattttgttgaaaatggaggAAATGGCCCAAAACTCGACCATATTTAACTTTTGTCTGCGATGCCATGTActcaattttcatttgttccagGAATATTCAGAAGAGGACAAAATGTCCATAATTTGTCCAAAATAGATGGTCAGAACTTTCCTGCACTCATGATGAAGtcttgttgaaattttgacttacattTCTGTGTACTGTAAAtcccatatatacatataatttacaTGGAATTTTTTGCCAACTAATCACCTCGCCACAAGAGTTGTAGAACAGAAAGGCGAGAAGTCGGGTAAAGTTTAATGATATAGGGTAAACATGATAGCACAGCAGGCTGATAAGTTGGTGACAAATTCTATGAAATTGTAGGTGACTTGCTTGAGATCGtaaaaatgtaaagataacACAACAATATTTTCTTCCGCCAaaggcatattttattttccataaaaCTTTTCTCTTTTGGTGAATAAATAATTGAGTCCtttacatattttgttcatgtagCATATACttcaagtatatgtacatgtggataaCAACTGCTATATAAATAGCATAGAGTAAATTAACAATAACAAGTAACTCTTAATATATGATTGACACCAGGGTTTATGCTTCATCACTTATTCTCAAAAAATC
Above is a window of Liolophura sinensis isolate JHLJ2023 chromosome 7, CUHK_Ljap_v2, whole genome shotgun sequence DNA encoding:
- the LOC135470231 gene encoding acid sphingomyelinase-like phosphodiesterase 3b, which produces MTKQNIWFQIIRFCIVVGGVFSPSACGENIGTFWQVTDFHYDSNYSVGGNPEDMCHSNGQTGAQFALGTYGNYLCDAPWKLVEAAVEGMKKLQPNPDFILWTGDSIPHINTSEYDLQKNFVTIGNITDLLLATFPNVSFFPVLGNHDPYPQDQMPFASWITDGGSYYTDILQLSGWGKMIDPNAQKVFPAGGYYSTLYGPNLRMICLNTNLYYQFNLLTKDVPDPGFQLAWLDNQLALAKGKQEKVYIIAHIAPGAFELTSGKYFFYPNFNKRYLNIIERYSDIIQGQFYGHEHTDSFRVLFGDQEKPISQMFLSPAVTPWKKTNNPSIRRYHYDRDTGHVLDVFQYFLNLSEANADNMAHWKLEYQMTKEFGIPDVSPMSLAELASSFWQHGENFLKYLWYNRVSVDPSPACNKTCQIAQLCAISKLHLEDYNQCIGNVGPSPTHPTTSVTVTSTTDHRHHGKRPAPRYMFYVIGGLTGLVLLLFVVVAILCIGRRNHMSPMRYSRLPSFTPSIN